One genomic window of Devosia salina includes the following:
- a CDS encoding GlsB/YeaQ/YmgE family stress response membrane protein: MQLSTESLLIILIVGLVAGWLAGVIVRGAGFGLVGNLAVGVVGAFTGSWLLPQLGIRLGDGIVSAIVNATAGAVLLLVLIGLVRGSGTRGFLRS; this comes from the coding sequence ATGCAACTGAGTACTGAAAGCCTCCTGATCATCCTCATCGTCGGCCTCGTCGCCGGCTGGCTGGCCGGGGTCATCGTCCGAGGTGCCGGCTTTGGGCTTGTCGGCAATCTCGCGGTTGGCGTGGTCGGCGCCTTCACTGGCAGTTGGCTGCTGCCCCAATTGGGCATAAGGTTGGGCGATGGGATCGTCTCGGCGATCGTCAATGCCACCGCGGGCGCTGTGCTCCTCCTCGTCCTCATCGGACTGGTGCGAGGCAGCGGAACGAGGGGCTTCTTGCGAAGCTGA
- a CDS encoding extracellular solute-binding protein, whose amino-acid sequence MRHLFKTVSVVGMLAMGPAVSAVAQEVNIYTTREPGLIQPILDAFTAETGITVNTVFLESGLIERVQAEGESSPADLLMAVDFGALIDLVNAGVTQPVDSEVLEAAIPESLRDADGNWFALSGRARVVYAAKELEFDSITYEQLDDEEFRGKLCIRSGQHPYNTALFAAYMAKHGEEATKTWLEGIKANQARAAAGGDRDGARDIAAGICDIAVGNSYYFGLMASGAGGDEQKAWSDTVKVILPTFEGGGTLVNVSGAAVAAHAPNRDEAVQLLEYLVSDAAQKLYAEANFEYPVSTTAEVHPIIAAFGALNPDSQPLTDVLPFRARASELVDEVNFDTFGN is encoded by the coding sequence ATGCGCCATCTTTTCAAGACCGTCAGCGTTGTCGGCATGCTGGCTATGGGACCAGCCGTCTCGGCGGTGGCCCAGGAGGTCAACATCTACACCACGCGTGAACCGGGCCTGATCCAACCGATCCTCGACGCCTTCACCGCCGAGACTGGCATCACGGTAAACACTGTGTTCCTCGAAAGCGGCTTGATCGAGCGCGTGCAGGCCGAGGGCGAAAGCTCCCCGGCTGACCTCTTGATGGCTGTCGACTTCGGCGCGCTGATCGATCTCGTCAATGCCGGCGTCACCCAGCCGGTCGATTCTGAGGTTCTTGAAGCGGCAATTCCGGAATCGCTGCGCGATGCCGATGGCAACTGGTTTGCCCTTTCGGGTCGTGCCCGCGTCGTCTATGCCGCCAAGGAACTCGAATTCGACAGCATCACCTATGAGCAGCTCGACGACGAAGAATTCCGCGGCAAGCTGTGCATCCGCTCCGGCCAGCACCCCTACAATACGGCGCTGTTCGCTGCCTACATGGCCAAGCATGGCGAAGAAGCAACCAAGACCTGGCTCGAAGGCATCAAGGCGAACCAGGCCCGCGCCGCCGCCGGCGGCGACCGTGATGGTGCCCGTGACATCGCCGCCGGCATCTGCGACATAGCCGTTGGCAATTCCTACTATTTCGGCCTGATGGCCAGCGGCGCCGGTGGCGACGAGCAGAAGGCCTGGTCGGATACGGTCAAGGTGATCCTGCCGACCTTTGAGGGCGGCGGCACCCTGGTCAATGTCAGCGGCGCTGCCGTTGCAGCCCATGCCCCGAACCGCGACGAGGCGGTGCAGCTTCTGGAATACCTGGTGTCGGATGCGGCTCAGAAGCTCTATGCCGAAGCCAATTTCGAATACCCGGTATCGACCACTGCCGAAGTTCACCCGATCATCGCTGCCTTCGGCGCGCTGAACCCCGACAGCCAGCCGCTGACCGACGTGCTGCCGTTCCGCGCCCGCGCCAGCGAGCTGGTGGACGAAGTCAACTTCGACACCTTCGGCAATTAG
- a CDS encoding ABC transporter permease → MADTGGLWGHIVQFVLPQATWNTLVLLAGSGLIATMVGTGAAWIVSAYDFRGRWFLEWGLLLPLAVPTYIMAYAYLDILNPLGPVQGVLRWVLGYSSPREFRLPDIRAMWGAILVFGFVLYPYVYLTARAMFLTQAANVTEVARTLGVPRSGIFWRVALPLARPAIVVGVSLALMEVLNDVGASQFLGVRTLTATVYTTWIVRTDLAGAAQIAISMLAIVLAVLMLERWARRNQRFASTAQNARQMQRQVLRGPAALIAFLLGVAPIVIGFAGPALYLIVAAIRRVEFAGLSASLLRATINTVSVSAMATLAILSIGFAVAYAARLSTSRWTSGAMRVAALGYAVPGTVLAIGILVPVAAFDRTLGNLWHAWTGLSGGLLLLGSGAALIYAYAARFLAISVGGIDAGLSRIPPSYDHASRTLGQSAGGTLTKVHLPLSRSALTAAGLLVFVDCMKELPATLLLRPLNFESLATLLYGEAARGTYEDAALAALIIVAIGILPVILLARTSRAATP, encoded by the coding sequence ATGGCCGACACCGGTGGTCTCTGGGGCCACATCGTCCAGTTCGTGCTGCCACAGGCGACCTGGAACACTCTGGTGCTTCTCGCGGGCTCGGGTTTGATCGCCACCATGGTGGGCACCGGCGCCGCCTGGATCGTCAGCGCCTATGATTTCCGCGGCCGCTGGTTCCTCGAATGGGGCCTGCTGCTGCCCCTGGCTGTGCCCACCTACATCATGGCTTATGCCTATCTCGACATTCTGAACCCGCTAGGCCCCGTGCAGGGGGTGCTGCGCTGGGTCCTGGGCTATTCGAGTCCGCGCGAATTCCGCCTGCCCGATATCCGCGCCATGTGGGGCGCCATACTCGTCTTCGGGTTCGTCCTCTACCCCTATGTCTACCTCACCGCCCGGGCCATGTTCCTCACCCAGGCCGCCAATGTCACCGAGGTCGCCCGCACGCTGGGCGTGCCGCGCTCGGGCATTTTCTGGCGCGTGGCCCTGCCTCTGGCGCGGCCGGCCATCGTGGTCGGCGTGTCGCTGGCGCTGATGGAAGTGCTCAACGATGTCGGCGCCTCGCAATTTCTCGGCGTGCGAACGCTGACGGCTACGGTCTATACGACCTGGATCGTGCGCACAGACCTCGCAGGCGCCGCCCAGATTGCCATCAGCATGCTGGCGATTGTCCTCGCCGTGCTGATGCTGGAGCGCTGGGCCCGACGCAACCAGCGCTTTGCCTCCACAGCCCAGAATGCGCGGCAGATGCAGCGCCAGGTCTTGCGCGGTCCGGCGGCGCTCATTGCGTTCCTGCTCGGTGTGGCGCCCATCGTCATCGGCTTTGCCGGGCCGGCGCTGTACCTGATTGTCGCCGCCATCCGGCGCGTGGAGTTTGCCGGCCTCTCCGCGTCGCTGCTGCGGGCGACCATCAATACTGTCAGCGTCTCCGCCATGGCGACGCTGGCCATTCTCTCCATCGGCTTTGCCGTCGCCTATGCGGCGCGGCTTTCGACATCCCGCTGGACGTCCGGCGCCATGCGCGTGGCCGCCTTAGGCTATGCCGTGCCCGGGACTGTGCTGGCAATCGGCATCCTCGTGCCGGTCGCCGCCTTCGACCGAACGCTGGGCAATCTCTGGCATGCCTGGACCGGTCTGTCTGGCGGGTTGCTGTTGCTCGGCTCGGGTGCGGCGCTCATCTATGCCTATGCAGCGCGGTTCCTCGCCATTTCCGTCGGCGGCATCGATGCGGGGCTGAGCCGCATTCCGCCTTCCTACGATCATGCATCGCGCACGCTCGGGCAGTCGGCCGGCGGGACCTTGACTAAGGTTCATTTGCCGCTGTCGCGGTCAGCACTGACGGCGGCGGGGCTCCTTGTCTTTGTCGATTGCATGAAGGAACTGCCGGCAACGCTCTTGCTGCGCCCGCTCAATTTCGAGAGCCTCGCGACCTTGCTTTACGGCGAGGCGGCGCGTGGGACCTATGAGGACGCGGCGCTGGCGGCCCTCATCATCGTCGCCATAGGCATCCTCCCTGTAATATTGCTGGCCAGGACTTCAAGAGCGGCGACGCCGTAA
- a CDS encoding AraC family transcriptional regulator, whose product MQELLQVLRQLATRAKNRRTETGIPRVAMVQGEIPEHQLAAVYQPMVNLILTGSKTMTVGTRTLHYDPATYFVMSVDLPAAGSVHSAPGGEHYLALSLTLDPAVVANLLADMAKPSGGALCETGFAVAPTPPELLDAWIRMLRLMDRPDEIAALAPPYEREILFRVLQGPLGWMLRDIAMPETPISRVGVAIRWIRENFSAPLRVDDLARMTALSVSAFHRYFKAVTALSPIQYQKHVRLLHARSLLLSGEGSATAIAFGVGYESPNQFSREYARQFGLPPLKDVARLRLQAA is encoded by the coding sequence ATGCAAGAGCTGCTACAAGTACTGCGCCAACTGGCCACGCGGGCCAAGAACCGGCGCACCGAAACCGGCATACCCCGTGTGGCCATGGTGCAGGGTGAAATCCCCGAGCATCAGCTCGCCGCCGTCTATCAGCCGATGGTCAACCTGATCCTCACCGGCTCGAAGACCATGACGGTGGGCACCCGCACCCTGCACTATGATCCGGCGACCTATTTCGTCATGTCGGTCGACCTTCCGGCGGCCGGCTCGGTGCATTCCGCGCCCGGCGGCGAGCACTATCTTGCCCTCAGCCTCACGCTCGACCCGGCTGTGGTCGCCAATCTTCTGGCCGACATGGCCAAACCCTCGGGTGGCGCCCTTTGCGAGACCGGCTTTGCCGTTGCCCCGACCCCGCCGGAACTGCTCGACGCCTGGATCCGTATGCTGCGACTGATGGATCGGCCAGATGAAATCGCGGCGCTCGCACCCCCCTATGAGCGCGAAATCCTGTTCCGCGTGCTCCAGGGTCCGCTGGGCTGGATGCTGCGCGATATCGCCATGCCGGAAACGCCGATTTCGCGCGTCGGCGTGGCAATCCGCTGGATTCGCGAGAACTTCTCGGCGCCGCTGCGGGTTGATGATCTGGCCAGAATGACTGCGCTCAGCGTTTCAGCCTTCCATCGCTACTTCAAGGCGGTCACCGCACTCAGTCCAATCCAGTATCAGAAGCACGTCAGGCTGCTGCATGCGCGATCGCTGCTCCTGTCCGGAGAGGGGTCCGCCACGGCGATTGCCTTTGGTGTCGGTTATGAAAGCCCAAACCAATTCAGCCGCGAATATGCCCGCCAGTTCGGTTTGCCGCCGCTCAAGGATGTCGCACGGCTTCGGCTCCAGGCGGCCTAA
- the trhA gene encoding PAQR family membrane homeostasis protein TrhA produces the protein MAALPHYPSDQARNADLVVHLLGLCLAILGGGILLWMGVQDPAPGKLAVIAIYSLGAVCMFGFSTAYNFAPAEWKPILRRLDHVGIFLMIAATYTPFTAYLLSGAWAWSLTTSLWLLAGLGIVGKIFLPPISQKIWVPIYLGLAWIGAIAAIPLANMTSGVVLGLLALGGLLYSAGVLFYTNKRLQFAKAIWHGHVVAAAATHWVAVLAGLFVVRS, from the coding sequence ATGGCGGCGCTCCCCCACTATCCGAGCGACCAGGCGCGTAACGCCGACCTGGTCGTGCATTTGCTTGGCCTCTGCCTTGCCATCCTGGGCGGCGGCATCCTGCTTTGGATGGGCGTTCAGGATCCAGCCCCTGGCAAGCTTGCCGTCATCGCAATCTACTCCCTTGGCGCGGTGTGCATGTTCGGGTTCTCCACCGCCTACAACTTCGCGCCAGCTGAATGGAAGCCCATCCTGCGCCGGCTCGACCACGTCGGCATCTTCCTGATGATCGCGGCCACGTATACGCCGTTCACGGCGTATTTGCTCTCGGGCGCCTGGGCATGGTCGCTGACGACAAGCCTATGGCTGCTGGCCGGCCTGGGAATTGTTGGCAAGATCTTCCTGCCTCCGATAAGCCAGAAGATATGGGTGCCCATCTATCTGGGCCTGGCGTGGATCGGCGCCATCGCGGCAATTCCCCTTGCGAACATGACGTCTGGGGTGGTGCTGGGGCTCCTCGCCCTAGGCGGCCTGTTGTACTCAGCTGGTGTTCTCTTCTACACCAACAAGCGACTGCAGTTCGCCAAAGCCATTTGGCACGGCCACGTGGTCGCTGCGGCTGCGACGCACTGGGTAGCCGTACTGGCGGGACTGTTTGTGGTCCGCTCCTGA
- a CDS encoding ABC transporter ATP-binding protein produces MLVLSGVTRYFGNVAALQDVSLELGAGQVLCLVGHSGCGKSTLLRAIAGIETLDAGSIAIDGAPVSGEGVFVEPEHRRIGFMFQDYALFPHLSVWDNIGFGLSQLTRGERESRISNVLGRIGIESLADRYPHMLSGGEQQRVALARALAPQPRLLLMDEPFSNLDRGLRDRVRQETLSIVRDLGTTAVVVTHDPEEALAIGDMVALMQKGKLVEAGTGERIYDAPWTTYAARFFSRMNVIPARLSAGVLETPLGRFPAPALEGVPTVLLRPQSIILREAGIAATIVDRSVLGEIEELLVAVSGIDRPLVVRGTDRHDVRPGDDVFISVNAHEVMIFPQEADPN; encoded by the coding sequence ATGCTCGTTCTCTCGGGTGTTACCCGCTACTTTGGCAATGTGGCAGCGTTGCAGGATGTTTCACTTGAGCTAGGAGCCGGACAAGTTCTGTGCCTTGTCGGGCATTCGGGATGCGGCAAGTCTACGCTGCTCCGAGCTATTGCCGGGATCGAGACGCTGGATGCGGGCAGCATCGCGATCGATGGCGCGCCTGTCTCGGGAGAGGGTGTCTTTGTCGAGCCCGAGCACCGCCGCATCGGGTTCATGTTTCAGGATTACGCGCTTTTTCCACATTTGAGTGTGTGGGACAATATCGGCTTCGGCCTCAGCCAGCTGACGCGTGGCGAGCGCGAGTCCCGGATCAGCAATGTTTTGGGCCGCATTGGCATCGAGAGCCTGGCTGATCGCTATCCGCATATGCTCTCGGGTGGCGAACAACAACGTGTGGCCCTCGCCCGAGCCCTGGCGCCGCAGCCGCGCCTGTTGCTGATGGATGAACCCTTCTCCAATCTCGACCGCGGCCTGCGCGACCGGGTGCGGCAAGAGACCCTCTCCATCGTGCGCGATCTGGGAACCACTGCCGTAGTGGTCACGCACGACCCCGAAGAAGCACTGGCCATCGGGGACATGGTGGCGCTGATGCAAAAGGGAAAGCTGGTGGAGGCCGGGACGGGAGAGCGCATTTATGACGCGCCCTGGACAACCTATGCCGCGCGTTTCTTTTCGCGCATGAATGTCATTCCTGCTCGCCTATCGGCTGGTGTGCTGGAGACGCCGCTGGGGCGTTTCCCGGCGCCGGCCCTTGAAGGCGTGCCCACTGTTCTTTTGCGCCCACAATCGATCATCCTCCGCGAGGCTGGGATAGCCGCAACCATCGTCGACCGGTCGGTTCTTGGCGAGATCGAAGAACTGCTCGTAGCGGTCTCGGGCATTGATAGGCCTCTTGTGGTACGAGGGACTGACCGACATGACGTCAGGCCCGGCGACGACGTCTTCATCTCGGTAAACGCCCATGAAGTCATGATTTTTCCGCAGGAAGCCGATCCGAACTGA